A genomic window from Micromonospora sp. WMMA1947 includes:
- a CDS encoding MFS transporter: MTTMNPTPASLPAALAEPTVPVRRGWIALIFAANLGVWMAFFTPIQVLLPQQVERIAPADKEAMLAVVTGIGALAAVLANPLAGALSDRTSLRLANRHFGRRHVWTALGAVIGALALVLLARQNTIAGVAVAWVAAQVCFNAMLASLTAAIPDRVPVAQRGGVSGWVGIPQALGLVLGAVLVTAVVTGNAAGYAAIALAVLLLSLPFALLTQDDHLPREHRSPLRLRSLFTSMWISPRRHPDFAWAWFTRFLVQTGNALGTLYLLYFLTDGVRVTDPESSLLILILLYTVGMMLTAVTAGRMSDRSGRRKVFVIASGLIMAVAATLLAVAPIWPMAIVAALLLGAGYGVYLSVDAALITQVLPAATDRAKDLGVINIANSAPQVLGPALSAPIVVHLGGYPTLYAVTAAITVLGSALVVKIKSVP; encoded by the coding sequence ATGACCACGATGAACCCGACGCCGGCGTCGCTGCCGGCGGCGCTCGCGGAGCCGACCGTGCCGGTGCGGCGCGGCTGGATCGCGCTGATCTTCGCGGCCAACCTGGGCGTCTGGATGGCGTTCTTCACCCCGATCCAGGTGCTGCTGCCGCAGCAGGTGGAACGGATCGCCCCGGCCGACAAGGAGGCCATGCTGGCGGTGGTCACCGGCATCGGGGCGCTCGCCGCGGTGCTGGCGAACCCGCTCGCCGGGGCGCTGTCCGACCGCACCTCGCTGCGGCTGGCCAACCGCCACTTCGGCCGCCGGCACGTCTGGACCGCGCTCGGCGCGGTGATCGGCGCGCTCGCCCTGGTGCTGCTGGCCCGGCAGAACACGATCGCCGGGGTGGCGGTGGCCTGGGTCGCCGCGCAGGTCTGCTTCAACGCGATGCTGGCCAGCCTCACCGCCGCGATCCCGGACCGGGTGCCGGTGGCGCAGCGCGGCGGCGTGTCCGGCTGGGTGGGCATCCCGCAGGCACTGGGCCTGGTGCTCGGCGCGGTGCTGGTGACCGCCGTGGTCACCGGCAACGCCGCCGGGTACGCGGCGATCGCGCTCGCCGTGCTGCTGCTGTCGCTGCCGTTCGCGCTGCTGACCCAGGACGACCACCTGCCCCGGGAGCACCGGTCGCCGCTGCGGCTGCGCTCGCTGTTCACCTCCATGTGGATCAGCCCGCGCCGTCACCCCGACTTCGCCTGGGCCTGGTTCACCCGGTTCCTGGTGCAGACCGGCAACGCGCTCGGCACGCTCTACCTGCTCTACTTCCTCACCGACGGGGTACGGGTGACCGACCCCGAGAGCTCGCTGCTGATCCTGATCCTGCTCTACACGGTCGGCATGATGCTGACCGCCGTGACCGCCGGGCGCATGTCCGACCGCTCCGGCCGGCGCAAGGTCTTCGTGATCGCCTCCGGGCTGATCATGGCGGTGGCGGCGACGCTGCTGGCGGTGGCGCCCATCTGGCCGATGGCGATCGTCGCGGCGCTGCTGCTCGGCGCCGGGTACGGCGTCTACCTGTCGGTGGACGCCGCGCTGATCACGCAGGTGCTGCCCGCCGCCACCGACCGGGCCAAGGACCTCGGCGTGATCAACATTGCCAACTCGGCGCCGCAGGTGCTCGGTCCGGCGCTGTCCGCGCCGATCGTCGTGCACCTCGGCGGCTACCCGACGCTGTACGCGGTGACCGCGGCGATCACCGTGCTCGGCAGCGCCCTGGTGGTGAAGATCAAGTCGGTACCCTGA
- a CDS encoding GH1 family beta-glucosidase gives MPEFPAGFRWGVSTSAYQIEGATSVDGRGPSIWDTFAHTPGRIADGSTGDEACDHYHRYAEDTALLAGLGVSAYRFSIAWPRIQPAGTGPANAAGLDFYDRLVDGLLAAGVDPVATLFHWDLPQALEDAGGWLNRDTAARFAEYADLTAARLGDRVKLWITLNEPFIHMSLGHGVGEHAPGRTLLFDAFPVAHHQLLGHGLAVAALRARSTSPVAIANNYSPVRLAGDTDADRAAAAAYDALHNLLFTDPLLGRGYPDALGPDPGVVRDGDLDVIAAPIDVLGVNYYNPTGIRAPEADSPLPFEIVPLDGYPRTAFDWPVAPDGLRELLLQLHQRYGDALPPIQVTESGCAYDDAPDADGRVHDPQRIAYLDGHVRAVHQAVAEGVPVTGYFVWSLLDNWEWAEGFTKRFGLVHVDFATQRRTPKSSYTWFRDLVRR, from the coding sequence ATGCCCGAGTTCCCCGCCGGCTTCCGCTGGGGGGTCTCCACCTCCGCGTACCAGATCGAGGGAGCGACCTCGGTGGACGGGCGCGGTCCGTCCATCTGGGACACCTTTGCCCACACCCCGGGCCGGATCGCCGACGGCAGCACCGGCGACGAGGCGTGCGACCACTACCACCGGTACGCCGAGGACACCGCGCTACTGGCCGGGCTGGGGGTGTCCGCGTACCGGTTCTCCATCGCCTGGCCCCGGATCCAGCCGGCCGGCACCGGCCCGGCCAACGCCGCCGGGCTGGACTTCTACGACCGGCTGGTGGACGGCCTGCTCGCCGCCGGCGTGGACCCGGTCGCCACGCTGTTCCACTGGGACCTGCCGCAGGCGCTGGAGGACGCGGGCGGCTGGCTGAACCGGGACACGGCCGCCCGCTTCGCCGAGTACGCCGACCTGACCGCGGCCCGCCTCGGCGACCGGGTGAAGCTCTGGATCACGCTCAACGAACCGTTCATCCACATGAGCCTCGGCCACGGCGTGGGCGAGCACGCGCCCGGCCGGACGCTGCTGTTCGACGCCTTCCCGGTGGCCCACCACCAGCTCCTCGGGCACGGTCTCGCGGTCGCCGCGCTGCGCGCCCGCAGCACGTCCCCGGTGGCGATCGCCAACAACTACTCACCGGTGCGCCTGGCCGGCGACACCGACGCGGACCGGGCCGCCGCCGCGGCGTACGACGCGCTGCACAACCTCCTGTTCACCGATCCGCTGCTCGGACGCGGCTATCCGGACGCGCTCGGCCCCGACCCGGGCGTGGTACGCGACGGCGACCTGGACGTCATCGCCGCCCCGATCGACGTGCTGGGCGTCAACTACTACAACCCGACCGGCATCCGGGCGCCGGAGGCGGACTCGCCGCTGCCGTTCGAGATCGTGCCGCTGGACGGCTACCCGCGTACCGCGTTCGACTGGCCGGTGGCCCCGGACGGGCTGCGGGAACTGCTGCTCCAGCTGCACCAGCGGTACGGCGATGCGCTGCCGCCGATCCAGGTCACCGAGAGCGGCTGCGCGTACGACGACGCGCCGGACGCCGACGGCCGGGTGCACGACCCGCAGCGGATCGCGTACCTGGACGGACACGTGCGCGCGGTGCACCAGGCGGTGGCCGAGGGCGTGCCGGTGACCGGGTACTTCGTCTGGTCGCTGCTGGACAACTGGGAGTGGGCCGAGGGCTTCACCAAGCGGTTCGGCCTGGTGCACGTCGACTTCGCAACGCAGCGGCGGACGCCGAAGTCGTCGTACACCTGGTTTCGGGATCTGGTCCGGCGATGA
- a CDS encoding SRPBCC domain-containing protein, translating into MILVERSAHVAAPVDVVWDVVQRAEQLPAWLAGVRAAEVLSGEGFGRRQLVQAGRGAAHEAEVIAFQEPTLIGWRERAKGAGARAEARTEIYVQLTPDEEEGGTVVRLIVVRWPAGPVKAALLRLGLRRVGADLEDSLARLTDLAAVG; encoded by the coding sequence ATGATCCTCGTGGAACGAAGCGCACACGTGGCGGCGCCGGTGGATGTGGTCTGGGACGTCGTGCAGCGCGCCGAGCAGCTGCCGGCCTGGCTGGCGGGAGTCCGCGCGGCCGAGGTCCTGTCCGGGGAGGGATTCGGGCGGCGGCAGCTGGTCCAGGCCGGACGCGGCGCCGCGCACGAGGCCGAGGTGATCGCCTTCCAGGAGCCGACCCTGATCGGCTGGCGCGAACGCGCGAAGGGTGCCGGCGCCCGTGCCGAGGCGCGCACCGAGATCTACGTCCAGCTGACCCCGGACGAGGAGGAGGGCGGCACCGTCGTACGCCTGATCGTCGTGCGGTGGCCCGCCGGACCCGTCAAGGCGGCCCTGCTCCGGCTCGGCCTGCGCCGGGTCGGCGCCGACCTGGAGGACTCGCTGGCCCGGCTGACCGACCTGGCCGCCGTCGGCTGA
- the aceE gene encoding pyruvate dehydrogenase (acetyl-transferring), homodimeric type has translation MATERKRPVITAGLPSQLPDIDPEETSEWVESLDGVIDERGTKRARYVMLRLLERARERQVGVPSLTTTDYINTIPPEREPWFPGDEHVERRLRAYIRWNAAMLVHRAQRPEIGVGGHISTFASSASLYEVGFNHFFRGKNHPGGGDQIFYQGHASPGMYARAFLEGRLSENQLDGFRQELSHPGGGLPSYPHPRLMPDFWEFPTVSMGLGPLNAIYQARFNRYLQHRGIKDTSQQHVWAFLGDGEMDEVESLGAIGVAAREELDNLTFVINCNLQRLDGPVRGNGKVMQELEAFFRGAGWNVIKVVWGREWDPLLAADTDGALVNLMNTTPDGDYQTYKAESGAYVREHFFGRDPRTRKMVEHLSDDEIWNLKRGGHDYRKLYAAYKAAMEHTGQPTVILAKTIKGWTLGSHFEGRNATHQMKKLTLEDLKLFRDRLYLDIPDKQLEENPYLPPYYTPGEKSDEITYLKDRRQQLGGYLPTRSTARKTLAIPGTERFSDVKRGSGKQKVATTMAFVRLLKDIMKDKEFGKRWVPIIPDEARTFGMDSLFPTQKIYSPHGQRYTAVDRDLFLSYKESTTGQILHEGINEAGSVASFTAAGTAYATHGEPMIPLYIFYSMFGFQRTGDGFWAAADQMARGFVLGATAGRTTLNGEGLQHEDGHSLLLAATNPAVVSYDAAFAFELAHIVENGLHRMYGEAQENIFYYLTVYNEPIFQPAEPEGVDVEGIVKGIHRYSPAPQVGDDAPKANILASGTGMQWALKAQQLLAEDWGVAADVWSVTSWTELRRDAVECEEHNLLNPGEEPRVPYIARKLADADGPKVAVSDWMRAVPDLIARWVPGDYTSLGTDGFGMSDTRHALRRHFHVDAESVAVATLRQLALRGVVPAHVPADAARKYALDDVNAAPVGETGGDS, from the coding sequence GTGGCTACGGAACGCAAGCGCCCGGTGATCACCGCTGGTCTGCCGAGCCAGCTTCCGGACATCGACCCTGAAGAAACCAGCGAATGGGTCGAGTCACTCGACGGTGTCATCGACGAGCGCGGGACAAAGCGAGCCCGGTACGTCATGCTGCGCCTGCTGGAGCGGGCCCGCGAGCGGCAGGTCGGGGTGCCGTCCCTGACCACCACCGACTACATCAACACGATCCCGCCGGAGCGCGAACCGTGGTTCCCGGGTGACGAGCACGTCGAGCGGCGGCTGCGGGCGTACATCAGGTGGAACGCCGCGATGCTGGTGCACCGGGCACAGCGCCCGGAGATCGGCGTCGGTGGCCACATCTCCACGTTCGCCAGCTCGGCGTCCCTCTACGAGGTGGGCTTCAACCACTTCTTCCGGGGCAAGAACCACCCCGGCGGCGGGGACCAGATCTTCTACCAGGGTCACGCCTCCCCCGGCATGTACGCGCGGGCGTTCCTGGAGGGCCGGCTCAGCGAGAACCAGCTCGACGGGTTCCGGCAGGAGCTGTCGCACCCCGGTGGCGGGCTGCCGTCGTACCCGCACCCGCGGCTGATGCCGGACTTCTGGGAGTTCCCCACCGTCTCCATGGGCCTCGGGCCGCTGAACGCCATCTACCAGGCGCGGTTCAACCGCTACCTGCAGCACCGCGGCATCAAGGACACCTCCCAGCAGCACGTCTGGGCGTTCCTCGGCGACGGTGAGATGGACGAGGTCGAGTCGCTCGGCGCGATCGGCGTGGCCGCCCGCGAGGAGCTGGACAACCTCACCTTCGTGATCAACTGCAACCTCCAGCGCCTGGACGGACCGGTCCGCGGCAACGGCAAGGTCATGCAGGAGCTGGAGGCGTTCTTCCGGGGTGCCGGCTGGAACGTCATCAAGGTCGTCTGGGGCCGGGAGTGGGACCCGCTGCTCGCCGCGGACACCGACGGCGCGCTGGTCAACCTCATGAACACCACGCCCGACGGTGACTACCAGACCTACAAGGCGGAGTCCGGGGCGTACGTGCGGGAGCACTTCTTCGGCCGCGACCCGCGGACCCGCAAGATGGTCGAGCACCTGTCCGACGACGAGATCTGGAACCTCAAGCGGGGTGGCCACGACTACCGCAAGCTCTACGCGGCCTACAAGGCGGCGATGGAGCACACCGGCCAGCCGACGGTGATCCTCGCCAAGACGATCAAGGGCTGGACGCTCGGCTCGCACTTCGAGGGCCGTAACGCCACGCACCAGATGAAGAAGCTGACGCTGGAGGACCTGAAGCTCTTCCGCGACCGCCTCTACCTGGACATCCCGGACAAGCAGCTGGAGGAGAACCCGTACCTCCCGCCGTACTACACCCCGGGCGAGAAGTCGGACGAGATCACGTACCTGAAGGACCGGCGTCAGCAGCTCGGCGGCTACCTGCCCACGCGCAGCACCGCGCGCAAGACGCTGGCCATCCCGGGCACCGAGCGGTTCTCCGACGTCAAGCGCGGCTCGGGCAAGCAGAAGGTCGCCACCACGATGGCGTTCGTCCGCCTGCTCAAGGACATCATGAAGGACAAGGAGTTCGGCAAGCGCTGGGTGCCGATCATCCCGGACGAGGCCCGTACCTTCGGGATGGACTCGCTGTTCCCGACGCAGAAGATCTATTCGCCGCACGGTCAGCGCTACACCGCCGTGGACCGGGACCTGTTCCTGTCCTACAAGGAGTCGACCACCGGCCAGATCCTGCACGAGGGCATCAACGAGGCCGGGTCGGTCGCCTCGTTCACCGCCGCCGGTACGGCGTACGCCACCCACGGCGAGCCGATGATCCCGCTGTACATCTTCTACTCGATGTTCGGCTTCCAGCGCACCGGCGACGGGTTCTGGGCGGCGGCGGACCAGATGGCGCGGGGCTTCGTGCTCGGCGCGACCGCCGGACGGACCACGCTCAACGGTGAGGGCCTCCAGCACGAGGACGGCCACTCGCTGCTGCTCGCCGCCACCAACCCGGCGGTGGTCTCCTACGACGCGGCGTTCGCCTTCGAGCTGGCGCACATCGTGGAGAACGGCCTGCACCGGATGTACGGCGAGGCGCAGGAGAACATCTTCTACTACCTCACCGTCTACAACGAGCCGATCTTCCAGCCGGCCGAGCCGGAGGGGGTGGACGTCGAGGGCATCGTCAAGGGCATCCACCGCTACTCCCCCGCGCCCCAGGTCGGCGACGACGCGCCGAAGGCGAACATCCTGGCCTCCGGCACCGGCATGCAGTGGGCGCTCAAGGCCCAGCAGCTGCTCGCCGAGGACTGGGGCGTGGCCGCCGACGTGTGGTCGGTGACGTCCTGGACCGAGCTGCGCCGCGACGCGGTGGAGTGCGAGGAGCACAACCTGCTCAACCCGGGCGAGGAGCCGCGGGTGCCGTACATCGCGCGGAAGCTGGCCGACGCCGACGGGCCGAAGGTCGCGGTGAGCGACTGGATGCGCGCGGTACCGGACCTGATCGCCCGCTGGGTACCCGGCGACTACACCTCGCTCGGCACCGACGGCTTCGGCATGTCGGACACCCGGCACGCGCTGCGCCGTCACTTCCACGTGGACGCCGAGTCGGTGGCGGTGGCCACGCTGCGCCAGCTCGCGCTGCGCGGCGTGGTGCCGGCCCACGTGCCGGCCGACGCCGCCCGCAAGTACGCGCTGGACGACGTCAACGCCGCCCCGGTCGGCGAGACCGGCGGCGACAGCTAG
- a CDS encoding secondary thiamine-phosphate synthase enzyme YjbQ, with the protein MRSEVITVRTGSRPTVWDITSEAERFVSGAGDGLLHVFVPHATAGLAIIETGAGSDDDLLRALDDLLPTDDRWRHRHGSPGHGRDHVLPAFVPPYATLPVLGGRLQLGTWQSICLVDTNGDNPDRQVRFSFLAG; encoded by the coding sequence ATGCGCAGTGAGGTGATCACCGTCCGGACCGGCTCCCGCCCGACCGTCTGGGACATCACGAGCGAGGCCGAGCGGTTCGTCTCCGGGGCCGGCGACGGGCTGCTGCACGTCTTCGTCCCGCACGCCACCGCCGGGCTGGCGATCATCGAGACCGGCGCCGGGTCCGACGACGACCTGCTGCGGGCGCTCGACGACCTGCTCCCCACCGACGACAGGTGGCGGCACCGGCACGGCTCACCCGGGCACGGCCGCGACCACGTGCTGCCGGCGTTCGTGCCGCCGTACGCGACGCTGCCGGTGCTCGGCGGGCGGCTCCAGCTCGGCACCTGGCAGTCGATCTGCCTGGTAGACACCAACGGCGACAACCCCGACCGCCAGGTCCGCTTCTCGTTCCTGGCCGGCTGA
- a CDS encoding MarR family transcriptional regulator — protein sequence MAHSTAPTAGDRAGLAGETVRRILRIAAAMRHHQDEGIAALGLTPAAARALHELDPDRPLPARDLAEQLGCDRSNVTGLADRLEQAGLVERRTDPADRRQKTLVVTGRGREVRDRVGQVMSDSRLLDGLSTAELAALRELVFKVSDGGCPEGCGDV from the coding sequence ATGGCGCATTCCACCGCTCCCACCGCCGGCGACCGGGCCGGCCTCGCCGGGGAGACCGTGCGCCGGATCCTGCGCATCGCCGCCGCGATGCGGCACCACCAGGACGAGGGGATCGCCGCGCTGGGGCTCACCCCGGCGGCGGCCCGCGCGCTGCACGAGCTGGACCCGGACCGCCCCCTTCCCGCACGCGACCTCGCCGAGCAACTCGGCTGCGACAGGTCCAACGTCACCGGCCTGGCCGACCGGCTCGAGCAGGCCGGACTGGTGGAACGACGGACCGACCCGGCCGACCGGCGGCAGAAGACGCTGGTGGTCACCGGACGCGGCCGGGAGGTCCGCGACCGGGTCGGGCAGGTCATGTCGGACTCCCGACTCCTCGACGGCCTGAGCACCGCCGAGCTGGCCGCGCTGCGTGAGCTGGTGTTCAAGGTCTCCGACGGCGGCTGCCCGGAGGGCTGCGGCGACGTCTGA
- a CDS encoding transketolase C-terminal domain-containing protein, translating to MLSDVTTPHDLDDRLRAELAALGAPDQRRDLGEPLPDGGPLTGAQALALFDAQLTSRLLDLAGLWLHGFGEGYHTIESAGHEGNAAVAAALRPTDPALLHARSGAFYCLRAAQAAGAFPPAPSSPSGTLSDAASPPAATPDTARTGASGAPSDARPDEANPASTAPHPIPASGVPLTATASDTSPVEPIRAFSAPHTAPDFDAAPADPAHASSAPLAVPASGAPSADPAHASSAPLTAPITGAAPAEQARASTAPHTAPASGASSAEPASRPAPAVDASSAEAAPRTALAQPDTAPGALAQPDADSNPSATPTPRDPGRSWSESAPMGAVSYQDLGRAGVRDDVARSDGGGGGEAGRLPSGAAIAVDADGDATVVVPDLPQPAPDDAFAAAARDVLRGIVASAEEPAAGGRAKVFGRADLAVVPTAATAGAHLPRAVGLGLALERLRRGARSADGDAEAAAWPADAVVLCSFDDGAVDHAAVTAALNTTGWYDHTGLRLPVLFVCEDSGRAAEGWVAATLRSRPGIRYFAADGTDVVAGYRVAAEAAAWVRRHRRPAVLHLGAVRLMGPGDGDAARDPLLATARLLVTSGYASGEELLARYDERGWQLRRVAEEVLDEPKLGSPVEIVRELAPRRPVRVSRAVAEAAARAAGPGAGARAEAFGGKPPELTGPLTLAQSITAALADGMLDHPGTVVFGHEVAARGGAHGVTDGLRDRFGAARVFDTLPDETSILGLGLGAGLAGLLPVPEIRHLTSLHGAEDQLRGEAATMRFLSQGAFRNPMVVRVAGLAIPDGLGGYDRNDNSLGALRDVPGLVVAVPARPDDAAPMLRTCLAAARVDGSVCVLVEPVALYHVRDLYTEGDEEWTAEYAEPGAWADRHVPIGRARVYGIGSAEDLTIITFGNGVRMSLRAAATLAEEGVGSRVVDLRWLAPLPVADIIREASATGRVLVVDETRRSGGVGEGVLSALVDTGYVGAARRVAGLDSFVPLGPAARQVLVSAEAITQGARTLLAR from the coding sequence ATGCTGTCCGACGTGACCACCCCGCACGATCTCGACGACCGGCTCCGAGCCGAACTGGCCGCGCTCGGTGCGCCCGACCAGCGGCGCGACCTGGGCGAACCGCTGCCCGACGGCGGGCCGTTGACCGGTGCGCAGGCGCTCGCCCTGTTCGACGCGCAACTCACCAGCCGGCTGCTCGACCTGGCCGGGCTCTGGCTGCATGGGTTCGGTGAGGGGTACCACACGATCGAGTCGGCGGGCCACGAGGGCAACGCCGCGGTGGCCGCCGCGCTGCGGCCGACCGACCCGGCGCTGCTGCACGCCCGCTCCGGTGCGTTCTACTGCCTGCGCGCCGCCCAGGCCGCCGGCGCCTTCCCGCCCGCCCCGTCGTCGCCCTCCGGCACCCTGTCCGACGCCGCGTCGCCCCCCGCCGCCACACCCGACACCGCCCGCACCGGCGCGTCCGGCGCGCCCTCCGACGCCCGGCCCGACGAGGCGAACCCCGCATCCACCGCGCCGCACCCCATCCCGGCCTCCGGCGTGCCGCTCACTGCCACGGCCTCCGACACCTCACCCGTCGAGCCGATCCGCGCATTCAGCGCACCGCACACCGCCCCAGATTTCGACGCCGCACCCGCCGACCCGGCCCACGCCTCCAGCGCGCCGCTCGCCGTCCCGGCTTCCGGCGCCCCATCCGCCGACCCGGCCCACGCCTCCAGCGCACCGCTCACCGCCCCGATCACCGGCGCCGCACCCGCCGAGCAGGCCCGCGCCTCCACCGCGCCGCACACTGCCCCGGCCTCCGGCGCCTCGTCCGCCGAGCCTGCGTCACGCCCCGCCCCGGCCGTCGACGCCTCATCCGCCGAGGCTGCCCCGCGCACCGCCCTGGCCCAGCCGGACACCGCTCCCGGCGCGCTGGCCCAGCCCGACGCGGATAGCAACCCGTCAGCCACTCCCACCCCCCGGGACCCGGGGAGATCTTGGAGCGAAAGTGCCCCTATGGGGGCCGTTTCGTACCAAGATCTCGGGCGGGCGGGCGTGCGGGACGACGTCGCGCGCAGCGATGGCGGGGGCGGCGGGGAGGCGGGCAGGCTTCCGTCGGGAGCGGCGATCGCCGTGGACGCGGACGGGGACGCGACTGTCGTCGTACCCGATCTGCCGCAGCCCGCGCCCGACGACGCGTTCGCGGCGGCGGCGCGCGACGTGCTGCGCGGCATCGTCGCGTCCGCGGAGGAACCGGCCGCCGGCGGCCGGGCGAAGGTCTTCGGCCGCGCCGACCTGGCGGTGGTGCCGACCGCGGCGACCGCCGGTGCGCACCTGCCGCGCGCGGTCGGCCTGGGGCTGGCCCTGGAGCGGCTGCGCCGGGGCGCGCGGTCCGCGGACGGCGACGCCGAGGCGGCCGCCTGGCCCGCCGACGCCGTGGTGCTCTGCTCCTTCGACGACGGCGCTGTCGACCACGCCGCGGTCACCGCCGCGCTCAACACGACCGGCTGGTACGACCACACCGGCCTGCGCCTCCCGGTGCTGTTCGTGTGCGAGGACAGCGGTCGCGCCGCCGAGGGGTGGGTGGCCGCCACGCTGCGGTCCCGGCCCGGCATCCGGTACTTCGCGGCCGACGGCACGGACGTGGTCGCCGGCTACCGCGTCGCGGCGGAGGCGGCGGCCTGGGTACGCCGGCACCGCCGGCCGGCCGTGCTGCACCTGGGCGCGGTCCGGCTGATGGGGCCGGGTGACGGCGACGCGGCCCGCGACCCCCTGCTGGCCACCGCGCGGCTGCTGGTGACCTCCGGGTACGCCAGTGGCGAGGAACTGCTGGCCCGGTACGACGAGCGGGGCTGGCAGCTGCGCCGCGTCGCCGAGGAGGTGCTGGACGAGCCGAAGCTCGGGTCCCCGGTCGAGATCGTGCGGGAACTGGCGCCGCGCCGCCCGGTCCGGGTGTCCCGCGCGGTGGCCGAGGCGGCGGCGCGGGCGGCCGGGCCGGGCGCCGGGGCGCGGGCGGAGGCGTTCGGCGGCAAGCCGCCGGAGCTGACCGGCCCGCTGACGCTGGCACAGAGCATCACCGCCGCGCTCGCCGACGGCATGCTCGACCACCCCGGGACGGTGGTATTCGGGCACGAGGTGGCCGCCCGGGGCGGGGCGCACGGGGTGACCGACGGGCTGCGGGACCGGTTCGGGGCGGCGCGCGTGTTCGACACGCTGCCGGACGAGACCTCGATCCTCGGACTCGGGCTGGGCGCCGGACTGGCCGGGCTGCTGCCGGTGCCCGAGATCCGCCACCTTACGTCGCTGCACGGCGCCGAGGACCAGCTCCGCGGCGAGGCGGCAACCATGCGCTTCCTCTCCCAGGGCGCGTTCCGCAATCCGATGGTGGTGCGGGTGGCCGGCCTGGCGATCCCGGACGGGCTCGGCGGGTACGACCGCAACGACAACTCGCTCGGGGCGCTGCGGGACGTACCGGGGCTCGTGGTGGCCGTGCCGGCCCGGCCGGACGACGCCGCGCCGATGCTGCGTACCTGTCTCGCGGCGGCCCGGGTGGACGGCAGTGTCTGCGTCCTCGTGGAGCCGGTTGCGCTCTACCACGTCCGCGACCTGTACACCGAGGGTGACGAGGAGTGGACCGCCGAGTACGCCGAGCCGGGTGCCTGGGCGGACCGTCACGTGCCGATCGGGCGGGCCCGGGTGTACGGGATCGGCTCCGCCGAGGACCTCACCATCATCACGTTCGGTAACGGCGTGCGTATGTCGCTGCGCGCGGCGGCCACGCTGGCCGAGGAGGGCGTGGGCAGCCGGGTGGTGGACCTGCGCTGGCTGGCCCCGCTGCCGGTGGCCGACATCATCAGGGAGGCGTCGGCGACCGGCCGGGTGCTGGTGGTGGACGAGACGCGGCGGTCCGGCGGGGTGGGCGAGGGCGTGCTGTCCGCGCTCGTCGACACCGGGTACGTGGGGGCCGCACGCCGCGTTGCCGGACTTGACTCGTTTGTACCATTAGGTCCGGCTGCCCGTCAGGTTCTGGTCTCCGCGGAAGCCATCACCCAGGGTGCCCGTACGCTGCTGGCACGGTAA
- a CDS encoding DUF3052 domain-containing protein — translation MSATAGQADGVRSLADRFGIEPGMVVMEMGYDDDVDTDLRDALTDRCGELVDEDTDEVVDAVLVWHRDGDGDLFELLVDALGPLADNGVVWLLTPKAGRDGHVEPSEVAESAQTAGLQQTSTVNAGRDWSGARLVMRRGSKSKK, via the coding sequence GTGAGCGCGACCGCTGGCCAGGCCGACGGGGTACGCAGCCTGGCGGACCGGTTCGGTATCGAGCCGGGCATGGTCGTCATGGAGATGGGCTACGACGACGACGTCGACACCGATCTCCGGGACGCCCTGACCGACCGCTGTGGGGAACTCGTCGACGAGGACACCGACGAGGTTGTCGACGCGGTTCTGGTCTGGCACCGCGACGGCGACGGTGACCTGTTCGAGCTCCTCGTCGACGCCCTCGGGCCGCTCGCGGACAACGGCGTGGTGTGGCTCCTGACCCCCAAGGCCGGCCGGGACGGCCACGTCGAGCCGAGCGAGGTCGCGGAGAGCGCACAGACCGCAGGGCTGCAGCAGACCTCGACCGTCAACGCCGGCCGCGACTGGAGCGGCGCCCGCCTCGTCATGCGGCGCGGGTCGAAGAGCAAGAAGTAG
- a CDS encoding peroxiredoxin produces the protein MPIEVGAEAPDFLLKDQNNQEVRLSDFRGRKTVLLVFYPLAFTGICQGELCEVRDNLNEYVNDDVQVLTVSVDSVYAHKIWADREGYQFPLLADFWPHGAVAQAYGVFNDVAGIANRGTFVIDKAGVVRFAEMNMPGEARDQQGWRKALAEAVAA, from the coding sequence ATGCCCATCGAGGTTGGCGCCGAGGCGCCCGACTTCCTGCTCAAGGACCAGAACAACCAGGAGGTCCGGCTCTCCGACTTCCGCGGTCGCAAGACCGTGCTGCTGGTCTTCTACCCGCTCGCCTTCACCGGCATCTGCCAGGGCGAGCTGTGCGAGGTGCGGGACAACCTCAACGAGTACGTCAACGACGACGTCCAGGTGCTGACCGTCAGCGTCGACTCCGTGTACGCCCACAAGATCTGGGCCGACCGGGAGGGCTACCAGTTCCCGCTGCTGGCCGACTTCTGGCCGCACGGCGCGGTGGCGCAGGCGTACGGCGTCTTCAACGACGTCGCGGGCATCGCCAACCGGGGCACCTTCGTCATCGACAAGGCCGGCGTGGTCCGGTTCGCCGAGATGAACATGCCCGGTGAGGCGCGCGACCAGCAGGGCTGGCGCAAGGCGCTGGCCGAGGCCGTCGCCGCCTGA